The Lysobacter enzymogenes DNA segment TCGCCTTCGGCCGCCGGACGGCCCGCCTTTTCGTACGCTTCCTGGGTTTTTTCGAGGATCTGCCGGTAAAGCGCGTGGTCCTGATGATCGGGCGCGCGCGGATCGGGCGCCGGTTCGACTTGCAATTGGGGCCCCGTTTCGAACCGGCTGCGGTTGCGATCCCAATGTTCGTGATCGTTCTTCCGGTCCCAGGCCGCATTGTCCTGGTAGTCGTACTTGCGCAGCGCCATGTCCGGGCCGAGCAGGTAGTAAGTGACGTCGTCGCGGTCGCTGAACACCTTGCGCGCGCCGCTCCAGTCGTTGTCCGACGGCAACTTGTTGATATCGCGGGCTTCGTCCTGGTCGGAGGTGGACGCCGTAGCCACGATCGACGACGGGTGGTTGTGCACCACGCCGACCACGCGGTCGTTGCCGCCGGCCGCCGCCAAGGCTCGGCCCAACGGCGCCCGGTCGGTGTGGCCGGTGCCGAACAATGGCGTCGCTTTCAGTTCCCCGCTGTCGTCGCGATACAAGACCGCGACGTACTCGTTTTGCTTGTAATCGGGCTGCGAAAGGATCCGGTGCGTGACCTCTGACGCCAGGGCGTCGATCCGGTTTTGGTCTATGGGAGTCGGGACGGTCGACATGGGAATCCTTTCCTCAGGGAACGAGTTCGATCTGGCGGTCGCTGTCGATCTTGAACCGGACCCTACCGCGCTTGTCGGCGTTGTTGTACGGCACGGTGAATTCGATCGTGCCCCGATCGCACCGCATCCAAGGGCGATCTTGTACCGCATCGGGCGGGAATTCGCGGTTAATCTCGCGCAAGGCGAGCGCGTCCAGGGCGACTCCGTCGATGACCAGGGCGCTCAGGCCGGAACGCTGTTCGCGGGCGTTGTCCGAGGTGACATAGCCTTCCACCACGACGTGCCGCCGCTTCAAGCCGGGCGAGTCCCGGCAGGACATCTTGAAGACATAGTCGATATCGTCCGCCGCCGCGGGTTCGGCGACGACGATGTCCTCCAGCGCCTCGGGCGCCGGTGGCGGGTTGGAGCGCGCGTGCGCGCAGGCGCAGCAAAGCGCAGCGATGCACGCCAGTAGGGCCGGTCGGAGCGCGCGGGCGGAATTCACGAACGAAACGGTCCTGAAGGCAGAGCGGGCGCCGGGCGCGAACGCCGCCCGCCGGGGAGCCACGATATAACCCGGCGCTCGGCGATAGCGGTCGTGACCTTTGTCATGTCGTGTCCCCGGCCGCGGTGCGGGCGCCTGGGACGAGCGTAGCGCGCCCCTCATCCCCGCGCCTCGTAACGCGGCAAGGTAAACCCGAACACGCTGCCGCCGCCCTCGCGCGGTTCGAAGAACAGCCGGCCTTCGTGGTACTCGATGATCGATCGGCAGATCGCCAGGCCGATGCCGAGGCCGTCGGTCTTGGTGGTGAAGAACGGCGAGAACAGCTGATCCTGCTCGGCCGCGCTGAGGCCGGCGCCGCGGTCGCAGACGCGCACTTCGACCTGCTCGTCCAGGTTCAGGCGCGCGTCGATGCGCAGTTCGCGCCGCTCCGGGGCGATCTCGCGCATGGCCTCGATCGCGTTCTTGACCAGGTTCAGCAGCACCTGCTCGACCATGACCCGGTCGGCGAACACCGGCGGCAGCGCCTCGGGCAGGCCCAGTTCGATGCGCAGGTCCAGGCGCTCGGCTTCCAGCCGCAGCAGTTCCAGCACGGTCTCGGCGATGCGCGCCAGCTCGTGCGCGTCGCGCCGCGGTTCGCGCGCGCGGACGAACTCGCGCACCCGCGAAATCACCGCGCTGGCGTGCTCGGCCTGGGTCCGCGCGGCCTGCAGCGCGCGCTCGACCTGGACCGGGCCGCCGGCCTGTTCGACCAGGCGCAGACTGCCGTTCACGTAGTTCATGATCGCCGCGAGCGGTTGGTTCAGTTCGTGCGCGAGGGTCGCGGCCATCTCGCCGACCGACATCATGCGCGAGGTGAACAACAGCTTCTCCTGGCGGCTCTTGTGCGAGGCCAGGGTCTCCATGCGTTCGCTGATGTCGACCGCGGTGAGCACGTCGGCGGGCGCGCCGGCGTGCTCGGCCCGGCCCCAGTGCAGCGCGTACCAGCGGCCGCTGTGCGGGGCGCGCACCTCGCGCGGGCGCGCGCCGTCGCGGGCCTCGCCGCGCAGGCGCGCGAGCAGCGCCTCGCGCCGGTCGTGCTCGGGCAGTTCGCCGAACTCGGCGCGGTAGCGCGCGTTGGCCGCGCGCAGCGCGCCGTCTTCGGCGAACACCGCGCAGGCGAACGGCACTGCGGCGAGCAGGCCGGCGTCCTCGCGCGCGGCGGCGGGGTCGGCCGTCGCAGCGGCCTTGGGATCGGGCTTGGATTCGGTCGAGGAGACCGTGCGGGAACCGGCGGAGCGCGAGCGGGCCATGCCTCAGCGTCCCTCGCGCCGCGGCCCGGCGGCGTGAAGCCGCGCGGGGCTGCTAGGGTATGTCGCCGCGCGCCGCCGCCGCAGTCGCGCGGCGGGTCGTTCGTTTCGTCCGTTCTTGAACCGGGTTGCGCACTCAATCGCCATGCCGACATTGCCCTTGCTGCGTTCTGCCGTTCGCCTGTGCCTCATCGCCGCCTGCGCGCCGCTGGCCGGGCTGGCCCAAGCCGCCGCGCCGGCCGCGAAGCCGGCGGCGGCTGCTGCGCCGGCCGCCGCTGCGCAGCCGCCGTCGCTGTTCCTCGAATTTGTCGCGATCGTGCTGCCGGTGGCGGTGGTGCTCGGCGGCCTGGTCGCGGTGCTGTACTTCCTGCGCAAGCGCCACGGCCTGACCGCGCGCGATGCGCCGCTGACGGTGCTGCAGGTGCTGCCGATCGGCCCGCGCGAGCGGATCGTGGTGCTGCGCACCCGCAGCGGCCGCGCGCTCGCGGTCGGCGTGGCCGGGCAATCGCTGAACCTGATCGCCGAACTGGATCCGGCCGACATCGCACCGGCGGCGGCCGCGCTGGGCGCTGCCGCGCCGGCCGCTGCCGAGCAGACCGTTGCATCGGCAACCGTCGCCGCGACCGCGGTTCCCGCCTCGCCCGCGACCTCCCCCGCGGAGCGCGAATCGTGAGCGTTTCGCGCTTACGTTAGACGAATGCGTCGGTGCAATTGCGCACGAGTTCACAAAAACAACGACGAATGCGGGCGAAATTTAGCGCCGGGGAATGAAGAACGCGTGAGTTCATGCGCGCCGCGCGCGGAACCGGCTCGTTCACACAAGAGATGACAAATTGCACTTAGTATCGGCCGTCCGGACCGGCATCGTGTCGAGGACAGCGCCATGCGTAGGTGCTCAGGGATACATGGCAAAGCAGTGACGGCCTTCGACGTTTCATACTGCCTAGCCGATCACATGGCCGCTGCGCGCGGATCGCTTGCGCGACGCGGGGCGGTCGCCGCCGCGCCGGCCCCGGCCGGG contains these protein-coding regions:
- a CDS encoding XVIPCD domain-containing protein yields the protein MSTVPTPIDQNRIDALASEVTHRILSQPDYKQNEYVAVLYRDDSGELKATPLFGTGHTDRAPLGRALAAAGGNDRVVGVVHNHPSSIVATASTSDQDEARDINKLPSDNDWSGARKVFSDRDDVTYYLLGPDMALRKYDYQDNAAWDRKNDHEHWDRNRSRFETGPQLQVEPAPDPRAPDHQDHALYRQILEKTQEAYEKAGRPAAEGEHERVAASLLAETKRDHRGQFERADAVVFSVDPKSGEVGRRIFVVQGDPSDPASLRSDAKTTDAARQPLEQSFDKVYDANQRLFLQQHERGDVVQVPQQSAPSAPAPAR
- a CDS encoding sensor histidine kinase; amino-acid sequence: MARSRSAGSRTVSSTESKPDPKAAATADPAAAREDAGLLAAVPFACAVFAEDGALRAANARYRAEFGELPEHDRREALLARLRGEARDGARPREVRAPHSGRWYALHWGRAEHAGAPADVLTAVDISERMETLASHKSRQEKLLFTSRMMSVGEMAATLAHELNQPLAAIMNYVNGSLRLVEQAGGPVQVERALQAARTQAEHASAVISRVREFVRAREPRRDAHELARIAETVLELLRLEAERLDLRIELGLPEALPPVFADRVMVEQVLLNLVKNAIEAMREIAPERRELRIDARLNLDEQVEVRVCDRGAGLSAAEQDQLFSPFFTTKTDGLGIGLAICRSIIEYHEGRLFFEPREGGGSVFGFTLPRYEARG
- a CDS encoding flagellar biosynthetic protein FliO; protein product: MPTLPLLRSAVRLCLIAACAPLAGLAQAAAPAAKPAAAAAPAAAAQPPSLFLEFVAIVLPVAVVLGGLVAVLYFLRKRHGLTARDAPLTVLQVLPIGPRERIVVLRTRSGRALAVGVAGQSLNLIAELDPADIAPAAAALGAAAPAAAEQTVASATVAATAVPASPATSPAERES